In Vicinamibacterales bacterium, one DNA window encodes the following:
- a CDS encoding PadR family transcriptional regulator has translation MDIYLLLALADGPAHGYAVMQAIRQRSAGTVSVGTGSFYRRLSALIDARLVEEADRPRQDDPRRGAYYRITAAGRRALSGERDRLAALVAAVDGLRPASRRGRT, from the coding sequence GCTGGCGCTCGCCGACGGTCCCGCCCACGGCTACGCCGTCATGCAGGCGATTCGCCAGCGATCGGCGGGTACGGTCAGCGTCGGGACGGGATCGTTCTACCGGCGGCTGTCGGCGCTCATCGACGCGCGGCTCGTCGAGGAAGCCGATCGGCCCCGCCAGGACGATCCGCGGCGCGGCGCGTACTACCGCATCACCGCGGCCGGACGCCGCGCGCTGAGCGGCGAGCGCGACCGGCTCGCCGCGCTGGTCGCCGCCGTGGACGGGCTGCGTCCGGCTTCCCGGCGGGGGCGGACGTGA